From the genome of Desulfuromonadales bacterium, one region includes:
- a CDS encoding aminotransferase class V-fold PLP-dependent enzyme, which produces MKRIYMDNNATTPVRPEVLEAMLPFYREQFGNPSSVHWAGRAVAGVVEKAREQVARLLNCSPAEIVFLSCGSEGDNMAIKGTADALRDKGNHIITTAVEHPAVLETCKFMEKQGYRVTYLPVDRDGMLDLAELEAAITDQTILISVMWANNETGNLYPIEEIGAIARKYKVR; this is translated from the coding sequence CCACCACCCCCGTCCGTCCGGAAGTCCTGGAGGCAATGCTCCCCTTCTACCGGGAACAGTTCGGCAACCCGTCCAGCGTGCACTGGGCCGGCCGGGCGGTCGCCGGCGTGGTGGAAAAGGCGCGCGAACAGGTGGCCAGGCTGCTCAACTGTTCGCCGGCCGAGATCGTCTTTCTCTCCTGCGGCAGCGAAGGGGACAACATGGCCATCAAGGGGACGGCCGACGCCCTGCGCGACAAGGGAAATCACATCATCACTACGGCGGTGGAGCATCCCGCTGTTCTTGAAACCTGCAAGTTCATGGAAAAACAGGGCTACCGGGTGACCTACCTGCCGGTCGACCGGGACGGGATGCTTGACCTTGCGGAACTGGAGGCGGCGATCACCGACCAGACGATTCTCATCTCGGTCATGTGGGCGAACAACGAAACCGGCAACCTGTATCCGATCGAAGAAATCGGCGCCATCGCCCGCAAATACAAGGTCCGTTT